One Bosea sp. 685 DNA segment encodes these proteins:
- a CDS encoding MBL fold metallo-hydrolase — MAFLSESEPARGVPLAVIPGISRIVARNPSLMTYHGTNTYLIETDDGFTVLDPGPDDVGHLDDILRATGGAVSAILLSHTHSDHLGATAALKARTGAKTYAFHLSADDAFIPDILLRDGDCALGMLAIHTPGHASDHLCFAYRDGILFSADHVMSWSSSIVSPPGGDMADYVRSLRLMMARDDRLYLPGHGPPLPDPRPYVQELLDRRLKREDEIAATLAAGPLGTRDLVDRLYSKTDHWLQLAAERNVLAHLLKLKSEGRVEDRGEFWAATGA; from the coding sequence TTGGCATTCCTGAGCGAGAGCGAGCCCGCGCGCGGCGTTCCCCTGGCCGTTATTCCCGGCATTTCCCGCATCGTCGCCAGGAATCCGAGCCTGATGACCTATCACGGCACGAACACCTATCTGATCGAGACCGATGACGGCTTCACGGTTCTCGATCCCGGCCCCGATGATGTCGGCCATCTCGACGACATCCTGAGGGCGACGGGCGGCGCCGTGTCCGCGATCCTGCTCAGCCACACCCATTCCGACCATCTCGGCGCGACAGCGGCGCTGAAGGCCCGCACCGGCGCGAAGACCTATGCATTCCATCTCAGCGCCGACGACGCCTTCATACCCGACATCCTGCTGCGGGACGGCGACTGCGCGCTGGGCATGCTCGCCATCCATACCCCGGGCCACGCCAGCGACCATCTCTGCTTCGCCTATCGGGACGGGATCCTGTTCAGCGCCGACCATGTGATGTCCTGGTCGAGCAGCATCGTCTCCCCGCCGGGCGGCGACATGGCCGACTATGTCAGGAGTCTGCGCCTGATGATGGCCCGCGACGACCGGCTCTATCTGCCGGGACACGGGCCGCCCTTGCCCGATCCCAGGCCCTATGTGCAGGAACTGCTCGACCGCCGGCTCAAGCGCGAGGACGAGATCGCGGCGACTCTGGCCGCCGGACCGCTAGGTACCCGGGATCTGGTCGACCGGCTCTATTCCAAGACCGATCACTGGCTGCAGCTCGCGGCCGAGCGCAATGTGCTGGCCCATCTCCTCAAGCTGAAATCCGAGGGGCGCGTCGAGGACAGGGGGGAATTCTGGGCTGCCACGGGGGCGTGA
- a CDS encoding M20 family metallopeptidase produces MSPDRPNELTRAIADQVEAIESALIALRRDIHAHPEVGFETVRTAALVASELERIGLKPQRGVGRVGVVAEIEGGAPGPCLLIRADMDALPMEELTGLPFASTIPGKMHACGHDIHTATLLGAGMVLKKLAPMLRGSVRLVFQPAEETVESGAAAMVADGAADGVAMALAFHNRPEMPVGRFGYVRGASTASSDEFDVVVHGRSGHAARPHAALDPIVAASAMIMQLQTAISRVMDPSQSAVLTIGHIAGGSTHNIIPDSCMFQGTVRCRSAASRDTMEATFRRICEGVGAAMGVTCEISYIRGAPALVNDDGVVDAAVRSVSAQFGADRIDQLEGRFGAEDFSYFSERIPSCQLLVGASQPGRNDRVHNSDYQPDERCIGLGVAALVRTAVDVLS; encoded by the coding sequence ATGTCCCCTGATCGCCCGAACGAACTGACCCGCGCCATCGCCGACCAGGTGGAGGCGATCGAGTCGGCGCTCATCGCCCTCAGGCGCGATATCCACGCCCATCCCGAGGTTGGTTTCGAGACTGTGCGGACGGCGGCGCTGGTCGCCTCGGAGTTGGAGCGGATCGGCTTGAAGCCGCAGCGCGGCGTCGGGCGCGTCGGCGTGGTGGCGGAGATCGAGGGCGGGGCGCCCGGGCCGTGCCTGCTGATCCGCGCCGACATGGACGCCCTGCCGATGGAGGAGCTGACCGGCCTGCCCTTCGCCAGCACCATTCCCGGCAAGATGCACGCCTGCGGCCATGACATCCATACCGCCACCTTGCTAGGCGCGGGCATGGTGCTGAAGAAGCTGGCACCGATGCTGCGCGGCAGCGTCCGCCTCGTTTTCCAGCCGGCCGAGGAGACGGTCGAAAGCGGAGCGGCTGCGATGGTCGCCGACGGTGCCGCCGACGGTGTGGCGATGGCGCTCGCCTTCCACAACCGGCCGGAGATGCCGGTCGGTCGTTTCGGCTATGTCCGCGGCGCCTCGACGGCGTCGAGCGACGAGTTCGACGTGGTCGTCCATGGCCGCTCCGGCCATGCCGCGCGTCCTCATGCGGCGCTCGATCCCATCGTCGCGGCCTCGGCTATGATCATGCAGCTGCAGACGGCGATTTCCCGCGTCATGGACCCGTCGCAGTCGGCGGTGCTGACGATCGGCCACATCGCCGGCGGCTCGACCCACAACATCATTCCCGACAGCTGCATGTTCCAGGGCACGGTTCGCTGCCGCTCGGCCGCCTCGCGCGATACGATGGAAGCCACCTTCCGTCGCATCTGCGAGGGCGTCGGTGCGGCCATGGGCGTGACCTGCGAGATCTCCTATATCCGCGGCGCGCCGGCGCTGGTGAATGATGACGGCGTGGTCGATGCCGCCGTTCGTTCCGTCTCGGCCCAGTTCGGTGCGGATAGGATCGACCAGCTCGAGGGCCGCTTCGGCGCGGAGGATTTCTCCTATTTCTCCGAGCGCATCCCGTCCTGCCAATTGCTGGTCGGCGCGTCCCAGCCCGGGCGCAACGACCGCGTGCACAACTCCGACTACCAGCCCGACGAGCGTTGCATCGGCCTGGGCGTCGCAGCGCTCGTGCGCACCGCGGTCGATGTCCTTTCATAA
- a CDS encoding ABC transporter permease subunit has translation MGEAFTLLGFGPEGWGHALLTAGLTTLAVSACAFACGLVLGTLCAWAKIAGPPALRRAADIYGVVLRGIPDLLVIYLFYFGGRQIVTAIANQFGHTGPVEISGFVAGSLAIGLISGAAQAEVLRGAFHAIPPGTLEAARVTGMRRWTMFRRIIAPQALRTALPGLGNQWQSVIKESALVSVTGLVETLRAVSVAANSTELPFLFFLAGGAIYLAITTVSGLVFRIAEWRAMRGQPAMRVGG, from the coding sequence ATGGGCGAGGCTTTCACCCTGCTTGGATTTGGCCCCGAGGGTTGGGGGCACGCCCTGCTGACCGCGGGGCTGACGACGCTTGCCGTGTCGGCCTGCGCCTTCGCCTGCGGGCTCGTCCTGGGCACGCTCTGCGCCTGGGCCAAGATCGCGGGCCCCCCTGCGCTCCGCCGCGCCGCCGATATCTACGGCGTGGTGCTGCGCGGGATTCCGGATCTGCTGGTGATCTACCTGTTCTATTTCGGCGGCCGCCAGATCGTCACTGCGATCGCCAACCAGTTCGGTCATACCGGCCCCGTCGAGATCAGCGGCTTCGTCGCGGGCTCGCTTGCCATCGGGCTGATTTCCGGCGCGGCGCAGGCAGAGGTGCTGCGTGGCGCCTTCCACGCGATCCCGCCGGGAACGCTGGAGGCCGCGCGGGTCACGGGCATGCGGCGCTGGACCATGTTCCGGCGCATCATCGCGCCGCAGGCGCTGCGGACGGCCTTGCCGGGCTTAGGCAACCAATGGCAGTCGGTTATCAAGGAATCGGCGCTGGTCTCGGTGACCGGCCTCGTCGAGACATTGCGCGCCGTCAGCGTTGCGGCGAATTCGACGGAACTGCCCTTCCTGTTCTTCCTGGCCGGCGGCGCGATCTATCTTGCGATTACCACGGTCTCAGGGCTCGTCTTCCGCATCGCGGAATGGCGGGCCATGCGCGGCCAGCCGGCCATGCGGGTGGGGGGCTAG
- a CDS encoding branched-chain amino acid ABC transporter ATP-binding protein/permease, whose translation MKTLLFIAGVVALFALPFVVTSSYYLPLITTIVIYSILVLGLDIVFGYTGEVSIGHAALFGVGAYTAGLLSMHFGLGFWWALPAGIVITALFGALLALPALKVTGPYLAMVTLAFGTIVVTLINEMTDLGPWLNHLNLTNGPLGIELRTPLFIDLRDYIDLSLKRLREVEYYYISAIALVLTVVVINRIIASRYGRAFEALRDSPIASDCMGVSVYKHKVLAFVISAGFAGLAGALYAYFRQYIAPEAFNFATSIEFLLAVAMGGRKSRMGPIIGSAIVVFLPNILADLELFRITAGLIALGAVAGGFYAWRNDPSQARSIGIAVALCVLFFVFSLFLERIVDYKLTIYGLMILFVVYYLPDGIMGFVRQLLTRLSLRRGGRALVARETGNEARVWGATATSTPPGGVLLDARAVLMQFGGLKALNAIDMAVKPGTIHGLIGPNGSGKSTMMNVLTGIYTPTGGDILFEGKSLVGRNSPEIAAQGIARTFQNVQLFGELTCLENVMVGLHHTYRSGLFAVALGLPQARKEESAARERAASILQFVGLDALANEEARNLPYGKMRLLEIGRALALDPKLLLLDEPAAGLTAPDIKELIEIIRKIKAHGITVVLIEHHMDVVMSISDTVTVLDFGQKIAEGVPAQVQADPRVIEAYLGGSAATAH comes from the coding sequence ATGAAGACGCTTCTCTTCATCGCCGGTGTCGTCGCGCTGTTCGCGCTGCCCTTCGTCGTAACCTCGTCCTACTACCTGCCCTTGATCACCACGATCGTGATCTATTCGATCCTCGTGCTCGGGCTCGACATCGTCTTCGGCTATACCGGCGAGGTCTCGATCGGCCATGCCGCGCTGTTCGGCGTCGGGGCCTATACGGCGGGCCTGCTATCCATGCATTTCGGCCTGGGCTTCTGGTGGGCACTGCCGGCCGGCATCGTGATCACGGCGCTGTTCGGGGCGCTGCTCGCGCTGCCGGCGCTGAAGGTGACCGGGCCCTATCTCGCCATGGTGACGCTCGCCTTCGGGACGATCGTCGTCACCCTGATCAACGAGATGACCGATCTCGGACCCTGGCTCAATCACCTCAACCTGACCAACGGCCCGCTCGGCATCGAATTGCGCACGCCGCTCTTCATCGATCTGCGCGACTATATCGACCTCTCGCTGAAGCGATTGAGGGAGGTCGAGTACTATTACATCTCGGCCATCGCGCTGGTGCTGACGGTGGTGGTGATCAACCGCATCATCGCCTCGCGCTATGGCCGGGCTTTCGAGGCGCTGCGCGATTCACCCATCGCCTCGGACTGCATGGGTGTCAGCGTCTACAAGCACAAGGTCCTGGCCTTCGTCATCAGCGCCGGCTTCGCCGGGCTGGCTGGCGCGCTCTATGCCTATTTCCGGCAATATATCGCGCCGGAAGCCTTCAACTTCGCCACCTCGATCGAATTCCTGCTCGCCGTCGCCATGGGCGGGCGCAAATCCAGGATGGGGCCGATCATCGGCTCGGCCATCGTCGTCTTCCTGCCCAATATCCTGGCCGATCTCGAATTGTTCCGGATCACCGCCGGGCTGATCGCGCTCGGCGCCGTCGCGGGCGGCTTTTACGCCTGGCGCAACGATCCGAGCCAGGCGCGCAGCATCGGCATCGCGGTCGCGCTCTGCGTCCTGTTCTTCGTGTTCTCGCTCTTCCTCGAGCGCATCGTCGACTACAAGCTCACCATCTACGGGCTGATGATCCTGTTCGTGGTCTATTACCTGCCCGACGGCATCATGGGCTTCGTCCGGCAGCTGCTCACGCGCCTGTCGTTGCGGCGCGGCGGCCGGGCGCTGGTGGCCAGGGAAACCGGCAATGAGGCGCGGGTCTGGGGCGCCACCGCGACCAGCACGCCGCCCGGAGGCGTCCTGCTCGACGCGCGGGCCGTGCTGATGCAGTTCGGCGGCCTGAAGGCGCTGAACGCCATCGACATGGCGGTGAAGCCCGGCACCATCCACGGGCTGATCGGCCCCAATGGCTCGGGCAAGAGCACGATGATGAACGTGCTCACCGGCATCTACACGCCGACGGGTGGCGACATCCTCTTCGAAGGCAAGAGCCTGGTCGGCCGGAACTCGCCTGAGATCGCGGCGCAGGGCATCGCCCGCACCTTCCAGAACGTCCAGCTCTTCGGCGAATTGACCTGCCTGGAGAATGTCATGGTCGGCCTGCATCACACCTATCGCAGCGGGCTCTTCGCGGTTGCCCTGGGATTGCCGCAGGCCCGCAAGGAGGAGAGTGCCGCGCGCGAACGCGCAGCCAGCATCCTGCAATTCGTCGGGCTCGACGCGCTTGCAAATGAGGAGGCGCGCAACCTGCCCTATGGCAAGATGCGGCTGCTCGAGATCGGCCGCGCGCTCGCGCTCGATCCCAAGCTCCTGCTGCTCGACGAGCCGGCCGCCGGCCTGACCGCGCCCGATATCAAGGAGCTCATCGAGATCATCCGCAAGATCAAGGCGCATGGCATCACCGTCGTCCTGATCGAGCATCACATGGATGTGGTGATGAGCATTTCCGACACGGTGACCGTGCTCGATTTCGGTCAGAAGATCGCCGAGGGCGTGCCCGCCCAGGTCCAGGCCGACCCGCGCGTGATCGAGGCCTATCTCGGCGGCAGCGCCGCCACGGCCCATTAA
- a CDS encoding ABC transporter substrate-binding protein, whose amino-acid sequence MTMKKWLAAAAFSAAMTGAAYAQQTIKIGVSGPYTGGSASMGVSMRDGVKLATQEINKAGGVLGKQIQLIERDDEAKNELGVQIAQELINKEQVVATVGFINTGVSLASQRFYQEAEIPVMNNVATGTLVTQQFKAPENKSNYVFRNAANDTIQSSMIAEAVKKNGYTKVAIIADSTNYGQLGRADLEKALAERGLKPVAIEKFNIGDTDMTAQALRAKDAGADVVLTYAIGPELAQTVNAVVKLGWKVPVMGSWTLSMASFIDAAGANGEGVMMPQTFIQLPSTPKRKSFIDAYQAAYKVDRIPSPVSAAQGYDSMYLLAAAINQAKSTDGRKVREALENLTTKVEGVVTTYDKPFSATDHEAITANIPVLGIVKGGRVVPANPADLEGAGALRVKPKS is encoded by the coding sequence ATGACGATGAAGAAATGGCTCGCCGCCGCAGCCTTCAGCGCGGCCATGACCGGAGCGGCCTACGCCCAGCAGACAATCAAGATCGGCGTCAGTGGCCCCTATACAGGCGGCTCCGCCTCGATGGGCGTCAGCATGCGTGACGGCGTCAAGCTCGCGACGCAGGAAATCAACAAGGCCGGCGGCGTGCTCGGCAAGCAGATCCAGCTGATCGAACGCGACGACGAGGCCAAGAACGAGCTCGGTGTCCAGATCGCGCAGGAATTGATCAACAAGGAGCAGGTGGTCGCGACCGTCGGCTTCATCAACACCGGCGTCTCGCTCGCCTCGCAGCGCTTCTACCAGGAAGCCGAGATTCCCGTGATGAACAATGTCGCGACCGGCACGCTGGTGACGCAGCAGTTCAAGGCGCCGGAAAACAAGTCGAATTATGTGTTCCGCAACGCCGCCAACGACACGATCCAGAGCTCGATGATCGCGGAAGCGGTCAAGAAGAACGGCTACACCAAGGTCGCGATCATCGCGGACTCGACCAATTACGGCCAGCTCGGCCGCGCCGACCTCGAAAAGGCGCTCGCCGAGCGAGGCCTGAAGCCGGTCGCCATCGAGAAATTCAATATCGGCGACACCGACATGACCGCGCAGGCGCTGCGTGCCAAGGATGCCGGCGCCGATGTGGTGCTGACCTATGCGATCGGCCCCGAGCTGGCGCAGACGGTCAACGCCGTCGTCAAGCTCGGCTGGAAGGTGCCGGTCATGGGCTCCTGGACGCTGTCGATGGCGAGTTTCATCGATGCCGCCGGCGCCAATGGCGAGGGCGTGATGATGCCGCAGACCTTCATCCAGCTGCCCTCGACGCCGAAGCGCAAGAGCTTCATCGACGCCTACCAGGCGGCCTACAAGGTCGACCGCATCCCCTCCCCGGTCTCGGCCGCGCAGGGCTATGACTCGATGTATCTGCTGGCCGCCGCGATCAACCAGGCCAAGTCGACCGACGGTCGCAAGGTCCGCGAGGCGCTCGAGAACCTGACCACCAAGGTCGAAGGCGTCGTCACCACCTATGACAAGCCCTTCAGCGCCACCGACCACGAGGCGATCACGGCCAACATCCCCGTGCTCGGCATCGTCAAGGGCGGCCGCGTCGTGCCGGCCAACCCGGCCGATCTCGAAGGCGCGGGCGCGCTGCGGGTCAAGCCGAAGTCCTGA
- a CDS encoding branched-chain amino acid ABC transporter permease: MQNFFQILVSGISVGMIYGVIAFGYQLTFATSKTLNFGQGEALTLGALVGLTCVNFLIGLHLGTLAAYLIALPFVFAFGLAQGAVVERLGVRQAMKTKSEAGWIMATIALGIIFKNMAENIWGKDPLKFPSPLSENPLTIAGVNIRPMEIAIVLGALAMMLAVEAFNRRSIYGKAVVATSNDRDAAGLMGINTPLVITFSYALSSLAAALAGVLIAPITLTGANMGAALGLKAFAVAIIGGLSSGLGVVVGGLILGITESMTGFYFDTGYKDVPGLILLLLVLSLKPAGLFGKTAIKKV; this comes from the coding sequence ATGCAGAACTTCTTCCAGATTCTCGTCTCCGGCATTTCCGTCGGCATGATCTACGGCGTCATCGCCTTCGGCTACCAGCTCACCTTCGCCACCTCCAAGACGCTGAATTTCGGCCAGGGCGAAGCGCTGACATTGGGCGCGCTCGTCGGCCTGACCTGCGTGAATTTTCTGATCGGGCTGCATCTGGGCACGCTCGCGGCCTATCTCATCGCCCTGCCCTTCGTCTTCGCCTTCGGCCTCGCCCAGGGTGCGGTCGTCGAGCGGCTCGGCGTCAGGCAAGCCATGAAGACCAAGTCCGAGGCCGGCTGGATCATGGCGACGATCGCGCTCGGCATCATCTTCAAGAACATGGCCGAGAACATCTGGGGCAAGGACCCGCTGAAATTCCCCTCGCCCCTGAGCGAGAACCCGCTGACGATCGCAGGCGTCAATATCCGCCCGATGGAGATCGCGATCGTGCTGGGCGCGCTCGCGATGATGCTCGCCGTCGAGGCCTTCAACCGCCGCTCGATCTACGGCAAGGCCGTGGTGGCAACCTCGAACGACCGCGACGCAGCCGGGCTGATGGGCATCAACACGCCGCTCGTCATCACCTTCTCCTACGCGCTGTCCTCGCTCGCTGCGGCGCTGGCGGGCGTGCTGATCGCCCCGATCACATTGACCGGCGCCAATATGGGCGCGGCGCTGGGCCTGAAGGCCTTCGCGGTCGCGATCATCGGCGGGTTGTCGAGTGGGCTCGGCGTCGTCGTCGGCGGCCTGATCCTCGGCATCACGGAAAGCATGACCGGCTTCTATTTCGACACCGGCTACAAGGATGTTCCCGGCCTGATCCTGCTGCTGCTCGTCCTGTCGCTGAAGCCCGCCGGGCTTTTCGGCAAGACCGCGATCAAGAAGGTCTGA
- a CDS encoding PLP-dependent aspartate aminotransferase family protein yields MHAATVLAQLDHYLDPVTGGLVPSIHPAVTHAPPGNGALSTGSIASRYARSGNSGATVAERVLAQLEGGAAAAVFSAGSSAAQAVLANLRPGDHLVLDSAAYYEFGAIIETFGQRWGVTVTRADMCCPEAVRQAIRPGETRLVWAECPSNPLWRVPDIAALAAIAHQGDAQLLVDATVATPVLCRPLDFGADLVLHSATKYLNGHGDLVAGALITARTGTVWREILSSREAHGSILPPFEAWLLLRGMRSLALRVERACETALKIATTLAAHPGVSAVHYPGLPGDPHHELARRQFLGGFGGMLSFEIIGTAADALTLCEQTAVFRRSTSLGSTESLIEHRRSTEGERSTCPDTLIRLSIGLEHAEDLIADLQRALSGMRRMAETATAEMI; encoded by the coding sequence ATGCACGCCGCCACGGTGCTGGCCCAACTCGACCATTACCTGGACCCGGTGACCGGGGGGCTTGTGCCGTCGATCCATCCGGCGGTCACGCATGCGCCGCCCGGAAACGGAGCTTTGTCCACCGGTTCGATCGCCTCGCGCTATGCGCGCTCCGGCAATAGCGGCGCCACCGTCGCGGAACGCGTGCTGGCCCAGCTCGAAGGCGGAGCCGCCGCCGCGGTCTTCAGCGCCGGCTCGTCGGCCGCGCAGGCCGTGCTCGCCAACCTGCGCCCGGGCGATCATCTTGTCCTGGACTCGGCCGCCTATTATGAATTCGGCGCCATCATCGAGACCTTCGGCCAGCGCTGGGGCGTGACTGTCACCCGCGCGGATATGTGCTGCCCCGAGGCGGTGCGGCAAGCCATCCGCCCGGGCGAGACGCGGCTCGTCTGGGCGGAATGTCCCAGCAACCCGCTCTGGCGCGTGCCGGATATCGCCGCACTGGCGGCCATCGCGCATCAGGGCGATGCGCAGCTTCTGGTCGACGCGACGGTTGCGACGCCGGTGCTGTGCCGGCCGCTGGATTTCGGCGCCGATCTGGTCCTGCATTCGGCGACCAAATATCTGAACGGCCATGGCGATCTCGTCGCGGGCGCGCTCATCACGGCGCGGACCGGAACGGTGTGGCGGGAGATCCTCTCCTCCCGGGAAGCGCATGGCAGCATCCTTCCCCCCTTCGAGGCCTGGCTCCTGCTCCGCGGCATGCGCTCGCTCGCCTTGCGCGTCGAGCGCGCCTGCGAGACGGCGCTGAAGATCGCCACCACCCTGGCCGCGCATCCCGGGGTCAGCGCGGTGCATTATCCCGGCCTGCCCGGCGATCCGCATCATGAGCTGGCGCGGCGGCAGTTCCTGGGCGGCTTCGGCGGCATGCTGTCCTTCGAGATCATCGGTACGGCGGCGGATGCGCTGACGCTATGCGAGCAGACAGCGGTGTTTCGCCGCTCGACATCGCTGGGCTCGACGGAAAGCCTGATCGAGCATCGGCGCAGCACGGAAGGCGAGCGCTCCACCTGTCCGGACACGCTGATCCGGCTCTCGATCGGCCTGGAGCATGCGGAGGACCTGATCGCCGATCTGCAGCGCGCTTTGAGCGGCATGCGCCGCATGGCGGAGACGGCGACGGCCGAGATGATCTAG
- a CDS encoding Na+/H+ antiporter, with protein sequence MEMIAIILVLLLAVVVSGMLTRLSPAPLPLPLVQIGLGALIASVADLSVQLQPDIFFLLFLPPLLFLDGWRIPKEGLFRDKGTILELALGLVIFTVLGVGFLLNWLFPAMPLAVAFALAAILSPTDPIAVSAIAARVPVPKRLMHILEGESLLNDASGLVCMRFAVVAALTGSFSLVGAFGTFLWVAIGGITIGVAVTWSTTRAVGWVTRRLGEETGSQILISLLIPFGAYLLAEHLHCSGILAAVAAGITMSYADQSGQILAITRVRGHAVWDTVQFAANGIIFVLLGEQLPLIIAGAAKAVRETGHHDPVWLIAYVAVITFALAALRFTWVWVSLRFTLARAARRGEKRYVPGLRLVAATSLAGVRGAITLAGVLTLPLTMNDGSAFPVRDLAIFLAAGVIILSLVAASIGLPFLLKNLELPPEPSQQEEEDRVRNAAAEAAIKALEKMQHKMGSGRNDADLYVEVGARLMELYRERIDGRSKTGAEADLARKADAIERELRLAGLRAERDEIYRVARVRGTSDEIARKLVREIDLLEARFGPA encoded by the coding sequence GTGGAGATGATCGCGATCATTCTGGTCCTGCTGCTGGCCGTCGTGGTCAGCGGCATGCTCACGCGGCTTTCGCCTGCACCTCTGCCGCTCCCCCTCGTCCAGATCGGGCTCGGCGCGCTCATCGCCTCGGTGGCCGATCTCAGCGTCCAGCTGCAGCCCGACATCTTCTTCCTGCTGTTCCTGCCGCCGCTGCTCTTCCTCGATGGCTGGCGCATCCCCAAGGAGGGGCTGTTCCGGGACAAGGGCACGATCCTCGAGCTCGCCTTGGGCCTCGTCATCTTCACCGTGCTCGGCGTCGGCTTCCTGCTCAACTGGCTGTTTCCGGCCATGCCGCTCGCGGTGGCCTTCGCGCTCGCCGCGATCCTCTCGCCGACGGACCCGATCGCGGTTTCCGCCATCGCCGCCCGGGTGCCGGTTCCCAAGCGACTGATGCACATCCTCGAGGGTGAATCGCTACTCAACGACGCCTCGGGCCTGGTCTGCATGCGCTTTGCCGTCGTGGCCGCGCTGACCGGGAGCTTTTCCCTGGTCGGCGCCTTCGGCACCTTCCTCTGGGTCGCGATCGGCGGCATCACGATCGGCGTCGCGGTAACCTGGAGCACGACGCGCGCGGTGGGCTGGGTCACCCGCCGGCTCGGGGAAGAGACCGGCTCGCAGATCCTGATCAGCCTGCTGATCCCGTTCGGAGCTTATCTCCTGGCCGAGCACCTGCATTGCTCCGGCATTCTCGCGGCCGTCGCGGCGGGCATCACCATGAGTTATGCCGACCAGAGCGGACAAATCCTCGCGATTACGCGCGTGCGCGGCCACGCCGTTTGGGACACGGTCCAGTTCGCCGCGAACGGCATCATCTTCGTGCTGCTGGGCGAGCAGCTTCCGCTGATCATCGCAGGCGCGGCGAAAGCGGTGCGCGAGACCGGACACCATGACCCGGTCTGGCTCATCGCCTATGTCGCCGTCATCACCTTCGCGCTGGCCGCACTCCGGTTCACCTGGGTCTGGGTATCGCTGCGCTTCACGCTCGCGCGGGCGGCGCGCCGCGGCGAGAAGCGCTATGTGCCCGGCCTGCGCCTGGTCGCGGCGACCTCACTTGCCGGCGTGCGCGGGGCGATCACGCTCGCCGGCGTACTGACGCTGCCATTGACGATGAATGACGGCTCGGCCTTCCCGGTGCGCGACCTCGCCATCTTCCTGGCGGCAGGCGTGATCATCCTGTCGCTGGTCGCGGCCAGCATCGGCCTGCCATTCCTGCTCAAGAATCTGGAGCTGCCTCCCGAGCCCTCCCAGCAGGAAGAGGAGGACAGGGTTCGCAACGCCGCCGCCGAAGCCGCAATCAAGGCGCTCGAGAAGATGCAGCACAAAATGGGCAGCGGCCGCAACGACGCCGACCTTTATGTCGAAGTCGGCGCGCGGCTGATGGAACTCTACCGCGAGCGCATCGACGGGCGCTCCAAGACCGGCGCGGAAGCCGATCTCGCCCGCAAGGCCGATGCGATCGAGCGCGAATTGCGCCTTGCCGGCCTGCGCGCCGAGCGGGACGAAATCTACCGCGTCGCCCGGGTGCGCGGCACCTCGGACGAAATCGCCAGGAAGCTCGTCAGGGAAATCGACCTGCTCGAAGCGCGGTTCGGCCCGGCTTGA
- a CDS encoding transporter substrate-binding domain-containing protein, with protein MKITRSSFLTLGLGAAAGLVFGTAPRSASAKEWKVIRVATEGAFPPYNMHAPDGRLIGFEPELLQELSTRMNVKCEMIAQAWDGIIAGLTDGKYDAIMDGLSITPKREEVIAFSRPYASAGSGFAIMKEGSIKTLPGTGTRVPLTDEAAAKQAIDELAKLLAGKTIGVQVATIQNDVLTKYLKDVVTIRTYPSGPDTFLDLKAGRVDAVMASAINLNASAKKSNGEMIQSGYLFSGGLLGLGSAVGLRKSDPDLKEMFDKALKSVAEDGTLKRLSLKWFEMDITPII; from the coding sequence GTGAAGATTACCCGTTCGTCCTTCCTCACCCTCGGCCTCGGCGCCGCGGCCGGACTCGTATTTGGAACCGCGCCCCGCAGCGCCAGCGCCAAGGAATGGAAGGTCATCCGCGTTGCCACGGAAGGCGCCTTTCCCCCCTACAACATGCATGCGCCCGATGGCCGCCTGATCGGCTTCGAGCCGGAACTGCTGCAGGAGCTGTCCACGCGCATGAACGTGAAGTGCGAGATGATCGCGCAGGCCTGGGACGGCATCATCGCCGGCCTGACGGACGGCAAGTACGACGCGATCATGGACGGCCTCTCGATCACGCCCAAGCGCGAGGAGGTCATCGCATTCTCCAGGCCGTACGCATCGGCCGGCTCCGGCTTTGCGATCATGAAGGAAGGCAGCATCAAAACGCTGCCGGGTACCGGCACGCGCGTGCCGCTGACGGACGAGGCTGCGGCCAAGCAGGCGATCGATGAACTGGCCAAGCTTCTGGCCGGCAAGACTATCGGCGTGCAGGTGGCGACGATCCAGAACGACGTGCTGACGAAGTATCTCAAGGATGTCGTGACCATTCGGACCTATCCCTCCGGCCCCGACACCTTCCTCGACCTGAAGGCCGGGCGCGTCGATGCCGTCATGGCCTCCGCGATCAACCTGAACGCCTCGGCGAAGAAGTCCAACGGCGAGATGATCCAGTCAGGCTATCTTTTCTCGGGCGGACTGCTCGGCCTGGGTTCGGCCGTTGGCCTGCGCAAGTCGGATCCGGACTTGAAGGAGATGTTCGACAAGGCGCTGAAATCCGTAGCGGAAGACGGCACGCTGAAGCGGCTTTCGCTGAAATGGTTCGAGATGGACATCACGCCCATCATCTGA